A region from the Gammaproteobacteria bacterium genome encodes:
- a CDS encoding ATP-binding protein, which yields MFPRYTARLVGEALADTPAVFLLGARQVGKTTLVRRLIDESWEYITFDDSAQVEVARADPLGFIRNLPPKRIALDEVQRVPETLLAIKQAIDERRTAGRFLLTGSANALVLPIVSDALVGRMEAVRLATLSECEIAGREPSFLRKLLRGETPAARELRIRNHLANRVVTGCFPEPLLRGSERRIQAWYQQYANTLVQRDLDDLARIEHLEAMPRLLQLVAVLSGQLVNLTELGGRLGLNRLTAGRYFALLEQLFLVERLPAWHSNEFKRLVKTPKMHAVDTGMTCALRGMTRRRLLARPADFGALLESFVYNELRKQALWLEDPVTFHHYRDKDKVEVDIVVESASGGCFAVEVKAGATLTSRDFLGLKRFRRVAGKRFRMGVLLYDGDHTTAFGDGLFAVPTGALWS from the coding sequence ATGTTCCCACGCTACACCGCGCGTCTTGTCGGGGAGGCACTCGCCGACACGCCGGCCGTCTTCCTTCTCGGTGCCCGGCAGGTGGGCAAGACCACCCTGGTCAGGCGTCTCATCGACGAGAGCTGGGAATACATCACCTTCGACGATTCGGCTCAGGTTGAGGTGGCGCGCGCCGACCCGTTGGGCTTCATCCGCAACCTCCCCCCGAAGAGGATCGCGCTCGATGAAGTGCAGCGCGTTCCCGAAACTCTGCTGGCGATCAAGCAGGCAATCGACGAGCGGCGAACCGCCGGCCGATTCCTCCTGACGGGTTCAGCTAACGCGCTGGTGCTGCCCATCGTCTCCGACGCGCTGGTAGGAAGAATGGAGGCGGTCCGCCTGGCTACCCTGTCCGAATGCGAGATCGCCGGACGGGAGCCGTCCTTTCTCCGAAAGCTCCTGCGAGGCGAGACGCCGGCAGCGCGGGAACTCAGGATCCGGAACCATCTGGCAAACCGCGTCGTCACGGGCTGCTTTCCGGAACCACTGTTGCGAGGCAGCGAGCGACGCATCCAGGCGTGGTACCAACAATACGCGAACACGCTGGTCCAAAGGGATCTGGACGATCTGGCACGGATCGAGCACCTCGAAGCGATGCCCAGGCTGCTGCAGCTCGTTGCCGTGCTTTCGGGACAACTGGTCAATCTCACCGAACTCGGAGGACGGCTCGGCCTGAATCGGCTGACGGCCGGAAGGTACTTCGCCCTTCTGGAGCAACTCTTCCTGGTCGAGCGCCTGCCGGCCTGGCACTCGAACGAGTTCAAACGGCTGGTCAAGACGCCCAAGATGCACGCCGTCGACACCGGCATGACGTGCGCGTTGCGAGGGATGACACGGCGCAGGCTTCTCGCCCGTCCGGCGGACTTCGGTGCGCTGCTCGAGTCCTTCGTCTACAACGAACTCCGGAAGCAGGCGCTGTGGCTGGAAGACCCGGTCACGTTCCATCACTATCGTGACAAGGACAAGGTCGAGGTGGACATCGTGGTCGAGAGCGCATCCGGGGGCTGCTTCGCCGTGGAGGTCAAGGCGGGCGCGACGCTCACGTCCAGGGACTTTCTCGGCCTGAAACGTTTCCGCCGAGTTGCCGGGAAGCGATTCCGCATGGGTGTCCTGCTCTACGACGGAGATCACACCACGGCGTTCGGTGATGGGCTGTTCGCCGTGCCGACGGGTGCGCTGTGGAGTTGA